A single genomic interval of Fibrobacter sp. UWB13 harbors:
- a CDS encoding Gfo/Idh/MocA family protein codes for MKKEPYQIAFIGGGINSAIGEVHKAASQMDGHFELVAGAFSTHEETNRETAHTWGVAEERTYAKYQDLLQAEKGKLDAVVVLAPTDYHKDIVIEALRAGYPVICEKSLATSVAEGEAIAKVVAETKGFFCTTYNYTGYPMIRELKQFIADGKLGKIQQVQVEMPQEGFMRLGANNEPPKPQSWRLKDTVIPKISLDLGSHLHNMIYFLTGERPEHIVADQTTFGLFPQIVDNVGALVQYTNNVRAQIWFSKTALGNRNGLRIRVYGSEGSAEWFQLEPETLKTCDLRGNVSLRDRTGDVKIANQQRYNRFKAGHPAGFIEAFANYYKDIADCLNQYFATGSFKSQYVCGIRTSLEGLAMMQAAAKSAQSNKWESVQQRF; via the coding sequence TCGGAGGCGGAATCAATTCAGCCATTGGCGAAGTCCACAAGGCGGCAAGCCAGATGGACGGCCATTTTGAACTCGTGGCCGGCGCATTCAGCACGCACGAAGAAACAAACCGCGAAACCGCCCACACCTGGGGCGTCGCCGAAGAACGCACGTACGCGAAATATCAAGATTTATTGCAAGCCGAAAAAGGCAAACTCGATGCCGTCGTAGTGCTCGCACCGACAGACTACCACAAAGACATCGTCATCGAAGCTCTCAGAGCAGGTTACCCCGTCATTTGTGAAAAGTCGCTCGCCACAAGCGTTGCCGAAGGCGAAGCCATAGCAAAAGTTGTTGCCGAGACAAAAGGATTTTTCTGCACCACATACAACTACACCGGTTACCCGATGATCCGCGAACTCAAGCAGTTCATCGCCGATGGCAAGCTCGGAAAAATCCAGCAAGTGCAAGTCGAAATGCCGCAAGAAGGCTTTATGCGCCTAGGCGCAAACAACGAACCGCCCAAGCCGCAAAGCTGGCGACTCAAGGACACCGTGATTCCGAAGATTTCGCTCGACCTCGGCAGCCACCTGCACAACATGATTTACTTTTTGACCGGCGAACGCCCCGAACACATCGTGGCCGACCAGACAACCTTCGGACTCTTCCCGCAAATCGTTGATAACGTGGGCGCACTCGTGCAATACACGAACAACGTCCGCGCACAAATCTGGTTCAGCAAAACCGCTCTCGGCAACCGCAATGGGCTGCGCATCCGTGTTTACGGCAGCGAAGGCAGCGCCGAATGGTTCCAGCTCGAACCCGAAACGCTCAAGACATGCGACCTGCGCGGCAACGTGAGCCTCCGCGACCGCACCGGCGACGTCAAAATTGCCAACCAGCAGCGTTACAATCGCTTCAAGGCAGGCCACCCCGCCGGATTCATCGAAGCATTCGCGAATTACTACAAAGACATCGCCGATTGCCTCAACCAGTATTTTGCCACAGGCAGTTTCAAGAGCCAATACGTATGCGGTATCCGCACATCGCTCGAAGGCCTCGCCATGATGCAAGCCGCAGCCAAGTCCGCCCAAAGCAACAAGTGGGAATCCGTTCAGCAAAGGTTCTAG